One part of the Marispirochaeta sp. genome encodes these proteins:
- a CDS encoding RHS repeat-associated core domain-containing protein — protein sequence MANPNCGSVFEENHESNSRTRWYDPELGRFISEDPIQDGVNWYVYVSNNPLKFVDPTGLDYIYLNDNNGANWQGHAAVIVGNDDIGYTYYSKDGKHPEDPTSRTARGNHRVVIKRGELGDFLKSEEIAGRYEKIIRIETTQDQDEAMKKIAEEDWDTEYDFSTNNCGDLAKNVGIAGGLLNKWDGTVYGVTRPNTLKKRVQEAAFISSLKHTLRRFWDKVTGHQDSLPDTSNNDNPQPSKESDSDDRKTNDSDKKQKDTSNKSQESESGSIICTELYRQGLMAEEIYRADELFGRMVETNFPLVKEGYLIIARPIVNAMRKSASFTVMVNKFAKPWSRQMAYMIGASDEQNLAGAVIMILGVPLCFVIGFLYKYAILLEIMILIFLFRRTAKGIVWNLHGIK from the coding sequence ATCGCGAACCCGAATTGCGGCAGTGTTTTCGAAGAAAATCACGAGAGCAATTCGAGGACCCGGTGGTATGACCCGGAGCTGGGGCGGTTTATATCGGAGGACCCGATTCAGGACGGAGTAAACTGGTATGTGTATGTGAGTAATAATCCGTTGAAGTTTGTTGATCCGACGGGGTTGGATTATATTTATTTAAATGACAATAATGGAGCAAATTGGCAAGGACATGCTGCGGTGATTGTTGGAAACGATGATATCGGCTATACATATTATTCGAAGGATGGAAAACACCCAGAAGATCCGACTAGTAGAACAGCAAGAGGGAACCACAGAGTAGTAATTAAGAGAGGTGAATTAGGAGATTTTCTTAAGTCAGAAGAAATTGCTGGTCGTTATGAAAAGATTATTCGTATAGAAACAACACAAGATCAGGATGAAGCCATGAAAAAAATTGCAGAAGAAGACTGGGATACCGAATATGACTTTTCTACGAATAATTGTGGAGACTTAGCAAAAAATGTTGGTATTGCCGGTGGTCTATTAAACAAGTGGGACGGTACTGTATATGGTGTTACTCGTCCCAATACACTTAAGAAAAGGGTTCAAGAGGCAGCGTTTATTTCTTCCCTAAAACACACGCTCCGAAGATTCTGGGACAAAGTAACTGGGCATCAGGATTCGCTTCCGGATACCAGCAATAATGATAATCCGCAACCATCGAAAGAGTCTGATTCTGACGATAGAAAAACCAACGACAGTGATAAGAAACAAAAGGATACTTCAAACAAATCACAGGAATCAGAAAGCGGATCAATCATTTGTACGGAATTATACCGGCAAGGTTTAATGGCAGAAGAGATTTACCGGGCCGATGAATTATTCGGCAGAATGGTAGAAACGAACTTTCCATTAGTAAAAGAAGGTTATCTGATAATCGCCCGACCGATTGTTAATGCAATGAGAAAATCTGCATCCTTTACTGTAATGGTAAACAAGTTTGCCAAACCATGGTCCAGGCAGATGGCATATATGATAGGTGCTTCGGATGAGCAGAATCTTGCAGGAGCTGTTATTATGATTCTTGGTGTACCTCTTTGCTTCGTAATTGGGTTTCTGTATAAGTATGCAATTCTGCTGGAAATTATGATACTCATATTCTTATTCAGGAGAACTGCAAAAGGAATAGTATGGAATCTACATGGAATAAAATAA
- a CDS encoding transposase: MRKSYNTAFKSKVALEAIKEQETIQQIALKYDVHPNQVSQWKKQLPDNLPATFERPNKKREEERRLEQERDQLLRTVGELTVVNEFLKKNTASITGKIRND, translated from the coding sequence ATGAGGAAGAGCTACAACACCGCATTCAAATCGAAAGTGGCACTTGAGGCTATCAAGGAGCAGGAGACCATACAGCAGATTGCACTTAAATACGATGTGCATCCGAACCAGGTATCGCAGTGGAAAAAGCAGCTGCCGGACAATCTTCCTGCGACTTTCGAGCGTCCTAATAAGAAGCGAGAAGAGGAGCGCAGGCTTGAGCAGGAGCGCGACCAACTGCTGCGAACTGTTGGAGAACTGACAGTTGTGAACGAATTTCTCAAAAAAAACACCGCGAGTATTACGGGAAAGATCCGGAATGATTGA
- a CDS encoding chemotaxis protein CheX — protein MRVEYINPFVESAFNILREVLNAEITRGDLYLKSASQPVLGVAAIVGLAGDVEGRVLFDMSRPTAIAIASAMNGEELSELDDLGKATITELANMITAQAVTKLHDLGFKFDLTPPAIFTGDNMEVTDTEVEALIVPINLEQGKIEINVAVRERA, from the coding sequence ATGAGAGTTGAATATATCAATCCCTTTGTTGAATCTGCATTCAATATTCTTCGTGAGGTATTAAACGCGGAAATAACCAGAGGCGACCTATATCTGAAGTCTGCGTCTCAGCCGGTGCTTGGTGTTGCCGCAATTGTAGGACTTGCCGGAGATGTAGAGGGACGGGTCCTTTTTGACATGAGCAGGCCTACTGCCATTGCAATCGCTTCTGCGATGAACGGCGAAGAGTTAAGCGAATTGGATGATCTTGGAAAAGCTACTATTACCGAACTTGCGAATATGATAACTGCCCAAGCCGTAACAAAATTGCATGATCTTGGGTTCAAGTTCGATCTGACACCTCCTGCGATCTTTACTGGTGACAATATGGAAGTTACCGATACAGAGGTAGAGGCTTTGATTGTCCCGATTAACCTGGAACAGGGGAAAATTGAAATCAATGTTGCCGTCCGTGAACGGGCGTAA
- a CDS encoding tyrosine-type recombinase/integrase — protein sequence MSEGLQTNKVLQEYARDFYIWEKCGWIERQKAKGKQISEKWAQSRRSHLERYIFPEWSLRKLHRGGGGGGGGGPVEYEKWLIGLSLANGTKNGITYSLNIILKEAKREGLIRYNPLGEVEPLANNYRNRDAFDSKELAILFPRNEEKLISVWGERYAATLFTLMVTSGMRVGETIALQWKHILLNERAVLIKQAVKNDNSIGTTKSREQRGVIVPGVTLRLLKTWKEETLCPAEEDFIFHGLGKE from the coding sequence ATGTCAGAAGGTCTGCAGACTAACAAGGTTTTGCAGGAATACGCCAGGGATTTCTACATCTGGGAAAAATGCGGCTGGATAGAAAGACAAAAAGCTAAAGGCAAACAGATATCCGAGAAATGGGCGCAGTCCAGAAGATCGCATCTGGAGCGGTATATCTTTCCTGAGTGGAGTTTACGTAAACTCCATCGGGGGGGGGGGGGGGGGGGGGGGGGGGGTCCAGTTGAGTATGAAAAGTGGCTTATAGGGCTCTCACTGGCAAATGGGACAAAGAATGGGATCACCTACAGCCTCAACATCATTCTGAAAGAGGCGAAGCGGGAAGGGCTTATCCGCTACAACCCTTTAGGGGAAGTCGAACCCTTGGCTAATAACTACAGAAACAGGGACGCTTTTGATAGTAAAGAGTTAGCAATACTGTTCCCGAGGAATGAAGAAAAGCTGATCAGTGTATGGGGAGAACGGTACGCCGCAACACTGTTTACGCTTATGGTGACTAGTGGTATGCGGGTAGGTGAAACTATCGCGTTACAATGGAAACACATACTTTTGAATGAAAGAGCCGTGCTGATTAAACAAGCTGTGAAGAATGACAACTCGATAGGTACGACCAAGAGCAGAGAACAACGGGGGGTAATTGTACCAGGGGTTACCCTTAGACTGCTAAAAACCTGGAAGGAAGAAACCCTGTGTCCGGCAGAAGAGGACTTTATATTCCATGGACTCGGTAAGGAATAA
- a CDS encoding response regulator — protein sequence MKTKMDFPNINERKAEGLNPEGNAYRVLVVDDSMFVTKQISQILTSEGFDVVGTAKDGQEGLEKYKELYPNVDLVTMDITMPKMDGVTSLEKIIEFDKEARIIMISALGKQDLVKKSLLLGAKNYIVKPLDRKKVLERVLMSLK from the coding sequence ATGAAAACCAAAATGGACTTCCCAAATATAAATGAACGGAAAGCCGAAGGCCTGAATCCTGAAGGTAACGCCTACCGGGTTTTAGTTGTAGATGATTCCATGTTCGTTACTAAACAGATAAGCCAGATCCTTACCTCCGAAGGTTTCGATGTAGTCGGAACAGCAAAGGACGGGCAGGAAGGTCTCGAGAAATATAAAGAGCTCTACCCGAATGTAGATCTTGTTACCATGGATATAACCATGCCCAAGATGGATGGTGTAACCAGTCTTGAAAAAATCATTGAATTCGATAAAGAGGCACGTATTATCATGATAAGTGCTCTTGGAAAGCAGGACCTTGTTAAAAAATCATTGCTGCTTGGTGCCAAGAATTATATCGTCAAACCCCTGGATCGCAAGAAAGTTCTCGAAAGGGTATTGATGAGCCTGAAATAA